One Candidatus Brocadia sp. genomic region harbors:
- a CDS encoding DEAD/DEAH box helicase: MEKLEKFRLLGLSENTLDALRKKGFEEPTPIQQKTIPALMTGEVDIIGQAQTGTGKTAAFGLPILEGIKEKSKIVQALILVPTRELAIQVSEELNSYKGQKLLQIAPIYGGQSIEEQFRRLKKGIDVVVGTPGRILDHIKRKSLVLKNISYLVLDEADEMLNMGFIDDVEEIIKNTGSMKRMLLFSATMPGKIISIAEKYMKKYEMIGVKKEQLTTNLTDQIYFEVAPSDKFDALCRIVDFEHEFYGLVFCRTKIDVDTVANKLIERGYDAEALHGDISQNQREIILQKFRKQRINILVATDVAARGIDIHNLTHVINYSLPQDPESYVHRIGRTGRAGKEGTAITFVTPDEYRRLVFIKKFAKTDIRKEKLPKIADVINQKKSRIKIQLANIIKSEDMNGYLGLAQEMLKENEAEKILAALLKHSFQDELDESNYNEIRDVSIDRKGTSRLFVGLGKIDGMTPKKLADFIKQQARVYREKIKDIQIFDKFSFITVPFEEAEIILNIFKKKKGRKRPIVERAKR, translated from the coding sequence ATGGAGAAATTAGAAAAATTTAGACTATTGGGTTTATCAGAAAACACGTTAGATGCATTAAGGAAAAAAGGCTTTGAAGAGCCTACTCCAATCCAGCAAAAGACTATCCCGGCCCTCATGACAGGAGAAGTAGATATTATCGGGCAGGCACAAACAGGAACAGGAAAGACTGCAGCATTCGGACTCCCCATACTTGAAGGGATAAAAGAAAAATCAAAAATTGTTCAGGCACTTATTCTTGTTCCAACAAGAGAGTTGGCTATCCAGGTCTCAGAAGAGTTAAACTCTTATAAAGGACAAAAACTGCTGCAGATCGCGCCTATTTATGGAGGCCAGTCAATAGAAGAACAGTTTAGGAGGTTGAAAAAAGGGATTGATGTAGTGGTAGGGACTCCCGGAAGGATATTGGATCATATAAAAAGAAAAAGTCTCGTGCTGAAAAATATATCATATTTAGTCCTGGACGAAGCAGATGAAATGTTAAATATGGGATTTATTGACGATGTGGAAGAAATTATTAAAAATACCGGTTCAATGAAGAGAATGCTGCTCTTTTCCGCTACAATGCCAGGGAAAATAATAAGTATAGCAGAAAAGTATATGAAAAAATATGAGATGATTGGAGTAAAAAAAGAGCAGCTTACAACAAATTTAACAGATCAGATATATTTTGAAGTAGCACCTTCAGATAAATTTGATGCATTATGCAGGATCGTAGATTTTGAACACGAATTTTACGGCCTGGTATTTTGCAGAACGAAGATTGATGTTGATACTGTAGCAAATAAGCTTATAGAAAGAGGGTATGACGCAGAAGCGTTGCATGGAGATATCTCTCAAAATCAGAGAGAAATAATATTACAGAAATTCAGAAAGCAAAGAATTAATATCCTGGTGGCTACAGATGTTGCCGCCAGGGGTATAGATATTCATAACTTAACGCACGTAATAAACTACTCCTTACCTCAGGACCCTGAATCGTATGTCCATAGAATAGGAAGAACGGGTAGGGCTGGAAAGGAAGGGACTGCCATAACTTTTGTTACGCCCGATGAATATAGAAGACTTGTTTTTATTAAAAAGTTTGCAAAAACTGACATTCGAAAAGAAAAACTGCCGAAAATAGCAGATGTGATAAATCAAAAAAAATCCAGGATAAAGATACAACTTGCAAATATTATTAAGTCAGAAGATATGAATGGATATCTTGGACTTGCACAAGAAATGCTGAAGGAAAATGAGGCAGAAAAGATTCTGGCTGCCCTTTTAAAACATTCCTTTCAGGATGAACTGGATGAAAGTAATTATAATGAAATAAGAGATGTTTCTATTGATAGAAAAGGGACATCAAGGCTCTTTGTAGGATTAGGAAAAATCGACGGTATGACTCCCAAAAAATTAGCGGACTTCATAAAACAGCAAGCCAGAGTTTATAGAGAAAAAATAAAAGATATTCAAATATTTGATAAATTCTCTTTTATAACAGTTCCTTTCGAAGAAGCAGAAATAATACTGAATATTTTTAAAAAGAAAAAAGGCAGGAAAAGGCCAATTGTTGAAAGAGCAAAAAGATGA
- a CDS encoding transporter substrate-binding domain-containing protein: MCLSVLYLSITNAFAHQNTLEKIKSSGVITWGFDAEGGAPYVFHDPAHPSKIIGFEVELVEAIARELGVKVQHFQNAWDNILLSLQRGDFDIALNGIEVTPDRAQSVLFTRPYYVYALQIVVRASDNRINRLEDLRGKKVGTLYNTEARRLLEEMAGVTVNTYSGQVEPFKDLSLNRIDAVFVDLPIAAYYAMPNPQLRMVDAPVGEGYYAIALRKEDTALADELNKIIERLSKSGELKKIYSHWGLWNASQEKLFLHKGRLQKYTESPPSASEKTPVAVTRFLPTLLKGALVTVGISVLSMMLAIILGLVLVVMRLYGNKWLQMISTAYIEIYRGTPLLIQLYILYYGLPNIGIAMSAFAAAILGLGMNYAAYEAEIYRSGIQAIPRGQTEAALSLGMSRSLTLKRIILPQTFRITIPPMTNDFIALFKDSSLVSVIAITELTKSYSILASASMDFFKLGIITALLYFGMSYPLSLYSRKLEKKLKSHDKNL; encoded by the coding sequence ATTTGCCTTTCGGTACTTTATTTGTCCATAACCAATGCATTTGCACATCAAAATACCCTTGAAAAGATAAAGAGTTCTGGTGTGATAACCTGGGGATTTGACGCAGAAGGGGGTGCCCCGTATGTATTTCACGATCCCGCACACCCTTCAAAAATCATCGGTTTTGAGGTAGAGCTTGTTGAGGCCATTGCCAGGGAATTGGGAGTAAAGGTACAACACTTCCAGAACGCATGGGACAACATCCTGCTTTCCCTCCAACGGGGGGATTTTGATATAGCGCTTAATGGTATTGAAGTTACTCCGGATAGGGCTCAGTCTGTATTGTTTACCCGCCCGTACTATGTGTATGCCCTGCAGATAGTTGTCCGCGCATCAGATAATCGCATCAATCGTCTGGAAGACCTTCGGGGCAAAAAGGTTGGTACCTTGTATAACACGGAAGCCAGGCGTCTCCTTGAAGAGATGGCAGGTGTTACCGTTAACACGTACAGTGGACAGGTGGAACCATTCAAAGATCTTTCTTTAAACCGTATTGATGCCGTCTTCGTAGATTTACCCATTGCAGCTTATTATGCCATGCCTAACCCGCAGTTGCGTATGGTGGACGCTCCGGTGGGTGAGGGGTACTATGCCATTGCCCTCCGGAAAGAAGATACAGCATTGGCCGATGAGTTAAACAAAATCATTGAGAGACTCTCGAAATCAGGGGAATTAAAAAAGATCTATAGCCATTGGGGGTTATGGAATGCCTCACAAGAAAAGCTCTTTTTGCATAAGGGGCGTTTACAAAAATACACAGAAAGTCCTCCGTCTGCTTCTGAAAAGACACCTGTTGCCGTAACCAGATTTTTACCTACCTTGTTAAAAGGAGCGCTGGTTACCGTAGGTATCTCCGTTTTGTCTATGATGCTGGCCATTATTCTGGGGCTTGTTCTCGTGGTTATGAGATTATACGGGAATAAGTGGTTACAGATGATTTCTACGGCCTATATTGAGATTTACCGCGGAACTCCGCTTCTTATTCAGTTGTATATCTTGTATTATGGCTTGCCGAACATTGGTATTGCCATGAGTGCCTTTGCCGCTGCAATCCTTGGGTTGGGTATGAACTACGCTGCTTATGAAGCTGAAATTTATCGTTCGGGTATCCAGGCTATCCCCAGAGGCCAAACCGAGGCTGCCCTTTCGCTAGGGATGTCGAGAAGTCTGACCTTAAAACGAATCATCCTGCCACAGACGTTCCGCATTACCATACCACCCATGACCAATGATTTTATTGCCTTGTTTAAAGATTCGTCCCTGGTCTCCGTCATTGCTATAACTGAACTCACAAAGAGTTATAGCATATTGGCGTCAGCCTCGATGGATTTTTTTAAATTGGGAATTATTACAGCACTCCTCTATTTTGGTATGAGCTATCCCCTTTCTCTGTATTCCAGAAAATTAGAAAAAAAACTAAAATCTCATGATAAAAATTTGTAA
- a CDS encoding amino acid ABC transporter ATP-binding protein → MIKICNLFKKYDHQPLFQGLNLVIERGSVVTIIGPSGSGKSTLLRCINGLETFQRGTITVDGQKLYGFHEQGYHKEQETITVKNIRRKVGMVFQQFNLFPHMTVLQNITVTPIFVLGVHQTEAESNAFSLLKKVHLEEKATKYPGQLSGGEQQRVAIARALAMKPEAMLFDEPTSSLDPEMIEEVLLVIKDLVSEGMTTIIATHEMGFARDISTQVIFLEKGEIVEQGNPNVLFFTPKSDRTKVFLSRFMK, encoded by the coding sequence ATGATAAAAATTTGTAATCTATTCAAGAAATATGATCATCAACCCTTATTTCAAGGACTGAATTTGGTAATAGAAAGAGGAAGTGTTGTTACCATTATTGGGCCGTCTGGCAGCGGCAAGAGCACACTCTTGAGGTGTATTAATGGATTAGAAACGTTTCAAAGGGGCACCATAACAGTAGATGGTCAAAAACTTTACGGCTTTCATGAACAGGGTTACCATAAGGAACAAGAAACCATCACGGTAAAAAACATACGACGGAAGGTAGGAATGGTCTTTCAGCAATTTAATCTTTTTCCACACATGACAGTGCTACAGAACATAACTGTTACGCCGATTTTTGTACTGGGTGTTCATCAAACTGAGGCCGAGTCAAATGCCTTCTCGTTACTCAAGAAGGTACATCTGGAGGAAAAGGCCACAAAATATCCCGGGCAGCTATCAGGTGGTGAACAGCAGAGGGTGGCTATTGCACGTGCCCTGGCAATGAAGCCTGAAGCAATGCTCTTTGATGAACCAACATCTTCCCTTGATCCTGAGATGATTGAAGAGGTGCTCCTGGTTATCAAGGATCTGGTATCGGAGGGGATGACTACGATAATTGCGACGCACGAAATGGGTTTTGCAAGGGATATTTCGACACAGGTGATCTTTTTAGAGAAGGGAGAAATTGTGGAACAGGGGAATCCTAATGTGCTATTTTTCACCCCCAAAAGTGACAGGACGAAGGTGTTTCTCAGTCGTTTCATGAAGTGA